One genomic region from Bartonella australis AUST/NH1 encodes:
- a CDS encoding cytochrome (ubi)quinol oxidase subunit III, whose translation MSATTMNNAHADEHNHDNSSVMIFGFWIYILSDLILFSTLFSSFAVFSASYGAGKAGNEFINLNFVLVETAILLLSSITYGFAMVQAYKDNLAGVRLWMALTFVLGFCFVGMEIYEFRELLSEVYYHDFGAYAGIDPETGVQLFGREVLSAYWSAFFALVGTHGLHVSVGLLWMIVMFFHLRRSGLDQYNKTRLACLSIFWHLLDIVWVGVFTMVYLLGAL comes from the coding sequence ATGAGCGCGACGACAATGAATAACGCGCATGCGGACGAGCACAATCACGACAATAGTTCGGTGATGATATTTGGATTTTGGATTTATATTCTTTCGGATTTAATCTTATTTTCAACGTTGTTTTCGAGTTTTGCGGTATTTTCTGCATCTTATGGTGCAGGAAAGGCTGGTAATGAATTTATTAATTTAAATTTTGTTTTAGTTGAAACGGCTATTTTACTGCTGTCGTCAATTACTTATGGATTTGCGATGGTGCAAGCCTATAAGGATAACTTAGCCGGCGTACGCTTATGGATGGCTCTCACCTTTGTGCTTGGATTTTGCTTTGTAGGGATGGAGATTTACGAATTCCGTGAACTTTTAAGCGAAGTATATTATCACGATTTCGGTGCTTATGCTGGGATTGATCCTGAAACAGGTGTACAGCTTTTTGGGCGGGAAGTTTTATCTGCCTATTGGTCAGCATTTTTTGCTTTAGTCGGCACCCACGGGCTTCATGTAAGCGTTGGGTTGCTTTGGATGATTGTGATGTTTTTTCATTTGCGGCGCAGTGGTTTAGATCAGTATAATAAGACACGCTTAGCGTGCCTCTCAATTTTTTGGCATTTACTTGATATTGTTTGGGTTGGCGTTTTTACTATGGTTTATTTATTAGGGGCACTGTAA
- the cyoB gene encoding cytochrome o ubiquinol oxidase subunit I: MFGRLTDPTAGAFHALTHEPIVLYTCIAIVSGALVAIIALTVLGWWGVLWRNWVTTVDHKRIGIMYIILGIIMLVRGFADAIMMRTHQALALGDETAGYLPPEHFDQIFSAHGVIMIFFMATPILFGLFNYLVPLQIGARDVAFPFANNLGFWITAAGAVLINISLGIGNFGRGGWLMYPPFSELQGSPDTGVDYYLWSLQLSGIATTMGAINFIATIIKMRAPGMTMMRMPVFCWAAFVTNILILIIYPVLAVAFALLAGDRYLGMNFFTNTAGGNPMVWINYVWIFGHPEVYVLVIPAFGIVSEIVPTFSSKRLFGYSSMVWAILVILVLSLLVWGHHFFTMGGGEAVNTFFSVATMIIAVPTGVKVFNWLLTMYKGRIRFEPPMLWCMGMLFTFVGGGLTGVLMSIVPADWQFHNSLFLVAHFHHTIIGGVIFSYLAGLAFWFPKAFGVKPNRVLGIASFWCWFIGFYLAFFPVYTLGLMGATRRLQHYIEPSWQPMFIIAAAGACIILLGILCFVLQIVLAVWYGIKHKGRLPITSNDPWGDARTLEWSTSSPPPSYNFAIIPEVQTEDAYWDMKKRGYQRPISGFTKIHMPSNTSAGVIAGFFSLIVGFALVWHIWWLAAIGLVGFAATIIGHSLVGDHHGYYISAEEVQKTEDAFTAVLREQGART; the protein is encoded by the coding sequence ATGTTTGGAAGACTCACAGATCCTACAGCAGGTGCTTTTCATGCACTTACACATGAGCCAATCGTTCTTTATACGTGTATCGCGATTGTTTCGGGTGCTTTAGTCGCGATTATTGCTTTAACGGTGCTAGGCTGGTGGGGAGTTCTTTGGCGCAATTGGGTTACGACAGTTGATCATAAACGTATCGGTATTATGTACATCATCCTCGGCATTATCATGCTTGTTCGTGGTTTTGCTGACGCGATTATGATGCGGACACATCAAGCTCTGGCGCTTGGAGATGAAACAGCGGGTTATTTGCCACCTGAGCATTTTGACCAGATTTTTTCGGCTCACGGCGTCATTATGATTTTCTTTATGGCCACGCCGATTTTATTTGGCCTTTTCAATTATCTTGTGCCACTTCAGATTGGTGCTCGCGATGTTGCTTTTCCATTCGCAAATAATCTAGGATTTTGGATCACAGCTGCAGGAGCGGTGTTAATTAATATATCGCTGGGCATTGGCAATTTTGGCCGTGGTGGTTGGTTAATGTATCCGCCTTTTTCAGAGTTGCAAGGCAGTCCAGATACAGGGGTGGATTATTATCTGTGGTCGCTCCAGCTTTCTGGTATCGCAACAACGATGGGGGCAATCAATTTTATAGCGACTATTATTAAAATGCGTGCTCCAGGGATGACGATGATGAGGATGCCTGTTTTTTGCTGGGCCGCTTTCGTTACCAATATTCTTATTTTGATTATTTATCCCGTTTTGGCTGTGGCGTTTGCGTTATTAGCAGGTGATCGTTATTTAGGCATGAATTTTTTCACCAACACTGCTGGCGGGAATCCTATGGTGTGGATCAATTATGTTTGGATTTTTGGTCACCCTGAGGTTTATGTTTTGGTCATTCCTGCTTTCGGGATTGTTTCTGAAATTGTGCCGACTTTTTCTTCAAAACGCCTCTTTGGTTATAGTTCAATGGTATGGGCGATTCTAGTTATTTTAGTTCTTTCTCTCCTTGTTTGGGGGCACCATTTCTTTACAATGGGCGGCGGTGAAGCTGTGAACACCTTTTTTAGTGTTGCGACGATGATCATCGCGGTTCCAACGGGTGTTAAAGTCTTTAATTGGTTGTTAACTATGTATAAAGGGCGGATTCGCTTTGAGCCTCCTATGCTCTGGTGTATGGGGATGTTGTTTACATTTGTTGGGGGTGGATTGACGGGCGTTTTAATGTCGATTGTGCCGGCCGATTGGCAATTCCATAATTCTCTATTTTTGGTAGCCCATTTTCACCACACGATTATCGGTGGCGTTATCTTTTCTTATTTGGCGGGGCTCGCTTTTTGGTTTCCGAAAGCTTTTGGTGTTAAGCCGAATCGTGTACTGGGTATCGCGTCTTTCTGGTGCTGGTTTATCGGTTTCTATCTCGCGTTCTTCCCAGTTTATACGCTTGGCTTGATGGGGGCTACGCGTCGCCTTCAGCATTATATCGAGCCTAGTTGGCAGCCGATGTTTATTATTGCCGCGGCAGGGGCTTGTATTATTCTCCTTGGTATTCTTTGCTTTGTGTTACAAATCGTTTTGGCAGTTTGGTATGGTATTAAACATAAAGGGCGCTTGCCGATAACGTCGAATGATCCTTGGGGTGATGCGCGTACCCTTGAATGGTCTACTTCTTCACCACCTCCTTCTTATAATTTTGCGATTATTCCAGAGGTGCAGACCGAAGATGCTTATTGGGATATGAAGAAGAGGGGTTATCAGCGCCCAATAAGTGGGTTTACAAAAATTCATATGCCGTCAAATACGTCGGCGGGCGTTATTGCAGGTTTTTTCTCATTAATTGTTGGTTTTGCACTTGTATGGCATATTTGGTGGCTCGCTGCGATTGGGTTAGTCGGATTCGCTGCAACGATTATTGGTCATTCGTTAGTGGGCGATCATCATGGTTATTATATTTCAGCGGAAGAGGTGCAAAAAACGGAAGATGCATTTACGGCTGTTCTTAGAGAACAAGGAGCGAGAACATGA
- the dnaA gene encoding chromosomal replication initiator protein DnaA: MVDKLNSKVSSFKKVSVDILSTERMIDKMADVSGSVVANASAERLIALEEEGASAFARVMAQLKAQVGVEAYTSWFGRLKLAEYNRNLVKLSVPTAFLRSWINNHYGSLLTNLWKRENSAILRVEVVVRGMKRVSKGAVCKADEGPVVAVSEEQAASSLIGECAEYTVKSARVGIFGSPLDSRYTFENFVEGSSNRVALAAARSVAEGHKSALRFNPLFIHASVGLGKTHLLQAVAAAALKRLTPARVIYLTAEYFMWRFATAIRDNDALSFKEQLRDIDLLIIDDMQFLQGKSIQHEFCHLLNMLLDSAKQVVVAADRPPAELESLDLRVRSRLQGGVALEVEAPDYEMRLKMLRQRLKAAQQDDNAIAISDDVLEYIAKTVLGSGRDIEGAFNQLLFRQSFESDLSLERIDELLGHLTRSGEPKRIRIEEIQRTVARHYNVSKQDLLSNRRTRTVVKPRQVAMYLAKMLTPRSLPEIGRRFGGRDHTTVLHAVRKIEDSVCGDQTLAKELELLKRLIGEQTV; this comes from the coding sequence ATGGTGGATAAGTTGAACTCTAAAGTCAGTTCTTTTAAAAAGGTTTCAGTGGATATCCTGTCTACAGAGAGAATGATAGACAAGATGGCGGATGTAAGTGGGTCGGTTGTTGCGAATGCTTCTGCGGAGCGTCTGATTGCTTTAGAGGAAGAAGGAGCGTCCGCTTTTGCGCGTGTGATGGCTCAGTTAAAGGCACAGGTTGGTGTTGAGGCTTATACTAGTTGGTTTGGCCGTTTGAAGCTTGCCGAGTATAATCGTAATCTCGTGAAACTTTCTGTTCCTACTGCGTTTTTACGCTCATGGATTAATAATCATTATGGTTCCCTTTTAACAAATTTGTGGAAACGGGAGAATTCAGCGATTCTCCGTGTTGAAGTCGTTGTTCGTGGTATGAAGCGCGTTTCGAAGGGTGCTGTATGTAAGGCGGATGAGGGGCCTGTTGTTGCTGTTTCTGAGGAACAAGCTGCTTCATCTTTGATCGGAGAGTGCGCAGAATATACAGTAAAATCTGCTCGTGTAGGCATTTTTGGTTCACCGCTTGATTCGCGTTATACTTTTGAGAATTTTGTTGAAGGATCTTCTAACCGTGTTGCTTTGGCTGCAGCACGCTCAGTTGCAGAGGGGCATAAAAGCGCTTTGCGGTTTAATCCTCTTTTTATTCACGCATCCGTTGGTTTAGGAAAAACGCACTTACTGCAAGCTGTTGCCGCTGCAGCACTAAAGCGTTTAACGCCCGCGCGCGTTATTTATCTGACTGCTGAATATTTTATGTGGCGTTTTGCGACAGCTATTCGTGATAATGATGCTCTTTCTTTTAAGGAGCAGTTACGTGATATCGATCTTTTAATTATCGATGATATGCAATTTTTACAGGGAAAGTCGATTCAGCACGAATTTTGCCATTTGCTCAATATGTTGCTTGATAGTGCAAAACAGGTTGTTGTAGCGGCTGATCGCCCACCGGCAGAATTGGAATCACTTGATCTTCGGGTTCGCTCTCGTCTTCAAGGGGGAGTAGCCCTTGAAGTTGAGGCGCCTGATTATGAAATGCGCCTGAAGATGTTGCGTCAACGGCTGAAGGCAGCGCAGCAGGATGATAATGCAATTGCAATTTCTGATGATGTTTTGGAGTATATTGCTAAAACGGTTTTGGGGTCAGGCCGTGATATTGAAGGGGCATTTAACCAGTTACTGTTTCGTCAGTCTTTTGAGTCTGATTTATCTTTAGAGCGAATTGACGAATTATTGGGCCATTTAACGCGTTCAGGTGAACCAAAGCGCATTAGGATTGAAGAAATTCAACGTACGGTCGCCCGTCATTATAATGTTTCTAAGCAAGATTTATTATCGAATCGCCGGACTCGCACGGTCGTTAAGCCACGACAAGTCGCGATGTATTTGGCGAAAATGTTAACGCCTCGTTCGTTGCCAGAAATTGGGCGCCGTTTTGGGGGGCGCGATCATACAACAGTCTTACATGCAGTGCGTAAAATTGAAGATTCTGTTTGTGGCGATCAGACTTTAGCGAAAGAACTTGAATTGCTTAAGCGGTTGATTGGAGAACAGACTGTATAG
- the fabI gene encoding enoyl-ACP reductase FabI produces MKSLMEGKRGLIMGVANDHSIAWGIACQLAKAGAELAFTYQGNAFGKRVQPLAEKLGCKLLFECDVEKIENVDHVFKCLEKEWGTIDFVVHAIGFSDKTQLKGRYVDVTTRENFNRTMVISAYSFTEIAQRAVKLMPNGGTLLTLTYGASQKVVPNYNVMGVAKAALEAMVRYLAADFGPQNIRVNAISAGPIRTLAGNGIAAARAIFAYQRRNSPLRRTVNINEIGKSALYLLSDLSSGVTGEIHYVDSGYNITSMPILEELKQSDEIQEEQSYKV; encoded by the coding sequence ATGAAAAGTTTGATGGAGGGCAAACGTGGCCTTATTATGGGGGTCGCAAACGACCATTCGATTGCTTGGGGCATCGCATGTCAATTAGCGAAAGCGGGGGCTGAATTAGCGTTCACTTATCAAGGAAATGCTTTTGGAAAACGCGTTCAACCATTAGCAGAAAAGCTCGGTTGCAAATTATTATTCGAATGTGATGTTGAAAAAATTGAAAATGTCGATCACGTCTTTAAATGTCTTGAAAAAGAATGGGGGACGATCGATTTTGTTGTTCATGCCATTGGTTTTTCGGATAAAACGCAATTAAAAGGACGCTATGTTGATGTTACAACGCGCGAAAATTTTAATCGTACAATGGTCATTTCAGCCTATTCCTTTACTGAAATTGCTCAACGCGCAGTTAAGCTCATGCCTAACGGTGGTACACTCTTAACACTCACCTATGGGGCTTCGCAAAAAGTTGTGCCGAATTACAACGTTATGGGCGTCGCTAAAGCAGCTTTAGAAGCTATGGTACGTTATTTAGCTGCTGATTTTGGCCCTCAAAATATCCGTGTCAATGCAATTTCAGCTGGCCCCATTCGAACTCTAGCCGGTAATGGCATTGCGGCTGCACGCGCGATCTTCGCGTATCAACGCCGCAACTCACCATTGCGCCGTACTGTGAACATCAATGAAATTGGAAAATCCGCCCTTTATCTGCTCTCTGATTTGTCGTCAGGTGTCACCGGTGAGATTCATTATGTTGATTCAGGTTACAACATTACGTCTATGCCGATACTCGAAGAATTAAAACAAAGCGACGAAATTCAAGAGGAACAGTCATACAAAGTATAA
- the fabB gene encoding beta-ketoacyl-ACP synthase I has protein sequence MRRVVVTGMGIISAIGNEPQAVLASLQNAKSGVSYSSEYARLGFRSRVYAKPNVDVEGLIDRRALRFHGRGTAWNHIAMSQAITDAGLEPSEISNEHTGIIMGSGGPSTRSIVEAADTTRQQGPKRVGPFVVPKAMSSTASATLATFFKIKGVNYSISSACATSNHCIGNAYEMIQYGKQNRMFAGGCEDLDWTLSVLFDAMGAMSSKYNDTPAEASRAYDVNRDGFVIAGGAGVLVLEELELAKARGAKIYGEIVGYGATSDGYDMVSPSGDGAERCMRMALARVNDKIDYINPHATATPVGDPPEIEAIRRIFGSGDQCPPISATKSLTGHSLGAAGVQEAIYTLLMMNHNFICESAHIEELDPAFIDMPIVRERRDHQELNTVLSNTFGFGGTNATLIFQRYT, from the coding sequence ATGCGTCGAGTTGTTGTAACCGGAATGGGAATTATCTCCGCGATTGGAAATGAACCTCAAGCCGTTTTAGCCAGTTTGCAAAACGCAAAATCAGGGGTTTCCTATTCGTCAGAGTATGCTAGACTAGGCTTCCGTAGCAGAGTGTATGCCAAGCCCAATGTCGATGTAGAAGGATTAATCGATCGACGGGCTCTGCGTTTTCACGGCCGTGGAACAGCATGGAATCATATTGCCATGAGTCAAGCAATTACTGATGCGGGTTTAGAACCGAGTGAAATATCAAATGAACATACCGGTATTATTATGGGCTCTGGGGGGCCCTCGACTCGTTCAATCGTTGAAGCAGCAGATACTACACGTCAACAAGGCCCAAAGCGGGTTGGCCCTTTTGTTGTGCCTAAAGCAATGAGTTCCACGGCTTCGGCAACTCTCGCTACTTTTTTTAAAATTAAGGGAGTGAATTATTCTATTTCTTCAGCCTGTGCCACATCTAATCATTGCATAGGGAACGCTTATGAAATGATACAATACGGTAAACAGAATCGTATGTTCGCAGGTGGCTGCGAAGACCTAGATTGGACATTATCCGTTTTATTTGATGCTATGGGGGCCATGTCCAGTAAATATAACGACACGCCAGCAGAAGCTTCACGTGCCTATGATGTTAACCGTGATGGATTTGTTATCGCTGGCGGGGCTGGTGTTTTGGTTCTTGAAGAACTAGAATTAGCCAAAGCGCGCGGAGCGAAGATCTATGGGGAAATTGTCGGGTACGGCGCTACGTCTGATGGATACGATATGGTCTCTCCATCTGGTGATGGGGCAGAACGGTGCATGCGTATGGCCCTCGCAAGGGTGAATGACAAAATTGATTATATCAATCCTCATGCAACGGCAACACCAGTTGGTGATCCCCCTGAAATAGAGGCAATTCGCCGTATCTTTGGATCAGGTGATCAATGTCCCCCCATCTCTGCTACGAAATCTCTGACAGGCCATTCCCTGGGCGCAGCAGGTGTTCAAGAAGCGATTTATACATTATTAATGATGAATCATAATTTCATCTGTGAAAGTGCTCATATTGAAGAGCTCGATCCAGCTTTCATTGACATGCCAATCGTCCGTGAACGCCGTGATCATCAAGAACTTAATACTGTATTATCAAACACTTTTGGTTTTGGTGGAACTAACGCAACACTTATTTTTCAACGCTACACATAA
- the cyoD gene encoding cytochrome o ubiquinol oxidase subunit IV: MSTHNEIHGPSTGPYLIGFILAVFFTLGSFLPVMYGMMESWAISTKVIYLIGMALIQIAVQIVFFLHLNSGPDAKWNLISLWFTVICVFIIIGGTWWAISHLNYNMMGGSGRIIESEVSRTIPEEQSSSAKAPTE, encoded by the coding sequence ATGAGTACTCACAATGAAATACACGGTCCAAGTACTGGTCCTTATTTAATTGGCTTCATTTTGGCTGTATTTTTTACCTTAGGCTCTTTTCTTCCTGTGATGTATGGAATGATGGAAAGCTGGGCAATTAGTACAAAGGTCATTTATCTCATTGGGATGGCACTTATCCAGATTGCTGTGCAGATTGTTTTCTTTTTGCACTTAAATTCTGGCCCAGATGCTAAATGGAATCTGATTTCTTTGTGGTTTACGGTTATATGTGTTTTTATCATTATTGGGGGCACGTGGTGGGCTATTTCCCATTTGAACTATAATATGATGGGTGGGTCGGGGCGTATCATTGAGTCAGAAGTGAGTAGGACTATACCAGAAGAGCAGTCGTCGAGCGCAAAGGCTCCGACGGAATAG
- the cyoA gene encoding ubiquinol oxidase subunit II → MKSVVQQIKMLVVSGTALLLSGCKIDVLQPAGYVARQQLVLIVICVFVMLCVVIPVMIAVVFFAIKYRASKATEDYLPDWGHSNKIEAFMWGIPIFIVIILGLFTAHYTYKLEPSNSLPADIIGEEKPLQIDAVALDWKWLFIYPEYGIASVNEIYAPEGRQVLLQLTSESSLNAFWVPKLGTVLYAMPQMNAKLHLMADKQGIFSGSSANYSGDGFANMHFQWHSVSLKDFDNWIAKARVNGQKLDRASYRQLSNPPRMGDVAAKNKDAEVRYFAPVEKRLYYRIVNRCIDENTVCNEDLMKRAAAQTLWGTLCSVFDPSVI, encoded by the coding sequence ATGAAAAGCGTTGTTCAACAAATAAAGATGCTCGTGGTTTCAGGGACGGCGTTGCTTTTATCTGGCTGTAAAATTGATGTACTCCAGCCAGCAGGGTACGTTGCGCGCCAGCAGCTTGTCTTAATCGTTATATGCGTTTTCGTTATGCTTTGCGTTGTTATCCCAGTAATGATTGCAGTGGTTTTTTTTGCCATCAAATATCGTGCATCAAAGGCGACAGAGGACTATTTACCTGATTGGGGGCATTCAAATAAAATCGAAGCCTTTATGTGGGGCATTCCAATTTTTATCGTGATAATTTTGGGTTTATTTACGGCTCATTATACCTATAAGCTTGAGCCTTCGAATTCACTTCCAGCGGATATTATCGGAGAGGAAAAGCCGTTACAAATAGACGCTGTTGCTCTGGACTGGAAGTGGTTATTCATCTATCCCGAATATGGTATTGCATCGGTTAATGAAATTTATGCGCCAGAAGGTCGCCAAGTATTGTTACAATTAACATCGGAAAGTTCCCTTAATGCATTCTGGGTGCCGAAGCTTGGTACGGTTCTTTACGCTATGCCGCAGATGAATGCTAAATTACATTTAATGGCTGATAAGCAAGGAATATTTAGTGGAAGCTCAGCGAATTATAGCGGTGATGGTTTCGCAAATATGCATTTTCAATGGCATTCTGTGTCTTTGAAAGATTTTGATAATTGGATTGCTAAGGCTCGAGTAAATGGCCAAAAACTTGATCGCGCATCGTATCGTCAGCTCTCTAATCCTCCCCGTATGGGCGATGTCGCCGCAAAAAATAAAGATGCTGAAGTACGTTATTTCGCGCCTGTCGAAAAGCGGCTTTATTACCGAATTGTTAATAGGTGTATCGATGAAAACACAGTGTGTAATGAAGATTTAATGAAGCGTGCTGCTGCTCAGACGCTTTGGGGTACGCTTTGTTCTGTTTTTGATCCTAGTGTTATTTAG
- the fabA gene encoding 3-hydroxyacyl-[acyl-carrier-protein] dehydratase FabA — translation MAEQKSRYTYEELLSCARGEMFGKGNAQLPTPPMLMIHRITQINENGGAYNKGMVRAEFDITPDLWFFNCHFIGDPVMPGCLGLDGMWQLTGFFLGWLGELGRGRAISTGEVKLSGMVTPQTRLLEYGIDFKRIRRGILVLGIADGWMKADGETIYKASDLRVALFKKD, via the coding sequence ATGGCTGAACAAAAGTCCCGCTATACTTATGAAGAGCTTCTGAGCTGCGCTCGCGGCGAAATGTTTGGTAAAGGTAATGCACAATTGCCTACGCCGCCGATGTTGATGATTCATCGAATCACTCAAATTAATGAAAATGGCGGTGCATACAATAAGGGAATGGTCCGTGCGGAATTCGATATTACTCCGGACCTATGGTTTTTTAATTGCCACTTTATTGGAGATCCTGTGATGCCGGGGTGTCTCGGTTTAGATGGTATGTGGCAATTAACAGGTTTTTTTCTCGGTTGGTTGGGTGAGTTAGGAAGGGGACGCGCTATATCAACAGGTGAAGTAAAATTATCCGGTATGGTAACTCCACAAACCCGGTTACTCGAATACGGAATAGATTTTAAACGTATCCGGCGCGGAATTTTGGTTTTGGGAATAGCTGATGGATGGATGAAGGCAGACGGGGAAACTATCTATAAAGCGAGTGATTTACGCGTTGCTCTATTTAAAAAAGACTGA
- the dnaN gene encoding DNA polymerase III subunit beta, whose amino-acid sequence MRITVDRSQFLKSLGRVHRVVERRNTIPILSNILIDAGEGSVQLKATDLDLEVTESFVANVEQAGATTVPAHLLYDIVRKLPDGGDIVLSADVEQVGTMSITSGCANFRLQCLPKIDFPESLPGQFSCRFSLPASSLKRLLDCTQFAISIEETRYYLNGVYFHVIDDGTLKLRLVATDGHRLAQADMEAPSGVDGMPGVIIPRKVVGELQKLLAEEVDAGVCVELSEAKICFSVGSVVLTSKLIDGTFPEYQRVIPLGNDKKLTVNRQDFSSAVDRVSTISSDRGRAVKLIVENGQLRLVVNNPDSGSAEDQLVANYTSDPLEIGFNSRYLLDIAAQLSGDEMILMLAEAGAPALIRDNGDAEALYVLMPIRV is encoded by the coding sequence ATGCGTATTACAGTTGATCGCAGCCAATTTCTTAAATCTCTCGGTCGTGTTCATCGCGTGGTTGAGCGCCGTAATACTATTCCTATTTTGTCGAATATATTGATTGATGCGGGCGAGGGCAGCGTGCAATTGAAAGCGACGGATCTTGATTTAGAGGTTACAGAATCTTTTGTCGCTAATGTTGAACAAGCAGGGGCGACAACTGTTCCAGCGCATTTACTTTACGATATTGTTCGCAAGTTGCCCGACGGCGGTGATATCGTTTTGTCAGCTGATGTAGAGCAGGTCGGTACTATGTCGATTACCTCTGGCTGCGCTAATTTCCGACTTCAATGTCTTCCTAAAATAGATTTTCCAGAGTCTCTTCCAGGTCAGTTTAGTTGCCGGTTTTCTTTACCCGCGTCGAGTCTCAAGCGTCTGCTTGATTGTACGCAGTTCGCTATTTCTATTGAAGAAACGCGTTACTACCTTAATGGCGTTTACTTCCATGTTATTGATGATGGTACCTTAAAACTGCGTTTAGTTGCTACTGACGGCCACCGCCTGGCACAAGCTGATATGGAAGCTCCTTCGGGAGTTGATGGTATGCCGGGCGTTATTATCCCCCGTAAAGTTGTAGGAGAATTGCAAAAGCTTCTGGCGGAGGAAGTCGATGCTGGCGTGTGTGTAGAGCTTTCGGAAGCGAAAATTTGTTTTTCTGTGGGATCTGTGGTTCTTACGTCAAAATTAATTGATGGAACCTTTCCGGAATATCAACGTGTTATTCCCCTCGGAAATGATAAAAAATTGACTGTAAATCGGCAGGATTTTTCTTCCGCCGTTGACCGTGTTTCAACAATTTCGAGTGATCGCGGACGCGCAGTGAAATTAATAGTTGAAAATGGACAATTGAGGCTTGTCGTTAATAATCCTGACTCTGGGAGTGCAGAGGATCAATTGGTTGCAAATTATACGTCTGATCCTCTTGAGATCGGATTTAATTCACGCTATCTTTTGGATATAGCGGCGCAACTTTCAGGTGACGAGATGATTTTGATGCTTGCGGAGGCTGGGGCGCCTGCGCTAATTCGTGATAATGGTGATGCAGAGGCGCTTTATGTGCTTATGCCCATTCGTGTTTGA
- the recF gene encoding DNA replication/repair protein RecF (All proteins in this family for which functions are known are DNA-binding proteins that assist the filamentation of RecA onto DNA for the initiation of recombination or recombinational repair.), protein MQCVAGHVHKVAVRQLRLARYRNYCSFNIHLSGQHAVFTGSNGAGKTNLLEALSFLSPGRGLRRAAYSEVSLSDGTEGGFVVFARLQCALYGEVNIGTALEASGNGRKIHINGVNEASDCLTDYCHISVLTPSMDQLFVGPSLDRRRFLDRMVLAIDSLHSRRIADYDKVMRARNRLLLEGSKDYAWFNALEAQMAELATAIAAARIDMIRFLNDMLAQTPVYTPFPRAFLQIDGFLEKILSEASAIEVEERFLDRLRRNRAIDRAAGRTLEGPHRTDLRVLYADKNMAAASCSTGEQKALLTGLVLCHARLTGMMSDMAPILLLDEMAAHLDSYRRSALFDILDDLGGQTFMTGTDRILFDSLKGRAEFFEIKDGTLLQ, encoded by the coding sequence TTGCAATGCGTTGCTGGTCATGTACATAAAGTGGCAGTAAGGCAGCTGAGGTTGGCGCGTTACCGCAATTATTGCTCTTTCAATATTCATTTATCAGGCCAGCATGCGGTTTTTACCGGTAGCAACGGTGCCGGTAAGACCAATCTTTTAGAAGCACTTTCTTTTCTTTCTCCTGGTCGCGGTCTGCGGCGTGCAGCGTATTCTGAGGTTAGTTTGTCTGACGGTACAGAAGGCGGGTTTGTCGTGTTTGCGCGTCTCCAGTGTGCTCTGTATGGTGAAGTTAATATTGGTACGGCCTTAGAAGCTAGCGGTAATGGTCGAAAAATACATATCAATGGCGTGAATGAAGCGAGTGACTGTTTGACAGATTACTGCCATATTAGCGTTCTGACTCCTTCTATGGATCAGCTCTTCGTGGGACCTTCGCTTGATCGACGCCGTTTTTTGGATCGTATGGTTTTAGCCATCGACTCTTTGCATAGTCGCCGTATAGCAGACTATGATAAGGTCATGCGTGCACGTAATCGTTTATTGTTAGAGGGGAGTAAGGACTACGCGTGGTTTAATGCTTTGGAAGCTCAGATGGCCGAGCTTGCGACTGCTATCGCGGCTGCGCGGATTGATATGATACGGTTTTTGAATGACATGCTTGCACAGACACCGGTTTATACACCTTTTCCGCGGGCTTTTTTACAAATTGACGGCTTTTTAGAAAAGATTCTTAGTGAGGCGTCGGCGATTGAGGTTGAGGAACGATTTTTGGATCGTTTACGTCGTAATCGCGCAATCGATCGTGCTGCAGGGCGGACATTGGAAGGACCACATCGCACAGATTTACGGGTTTTGTATGCGGATAAAAATATGGCAGCAGCGTCTTGTTCAACAGGCGAGCAGAAAGCTTTGTTGACGGGTTTAGTTTTATGTCATGCGCGTTTAACAGGTATGATGTCGGATATGGCGCCCATCCTTTTGCTTGATGAAATGGCTGCTCATCTTGATTCTTATCGACGTTCCGCTTTATTCGATATTCTTGACGATTTAGGTGGGCAGACATTTATGACGGGGACGGACCGCATTTTGTTTGATTCTTTAAAAGGGCGTGCAGAATTTTTTGAGATAAAAGATGGAACTTTGTTACAATAA